A genomic region of Janthinobacterium lividum contains the following coding sequences:
- a CDS encoding rRNA pseudouridine synthase, producing MTTPIEMPTVRLAKRLSEDVPCSRREAELYIEGGWVTVDGVLVEESGARVADNQTVVLLPNATLEEMPPVTILLHKPAGINGGVGAEGKPALSCLRPEEIFTPENVAPSSVTRFLKRHLIGLTITNPLETMASGLLVFTQDFRVARKLVDEAKTVEQEFIVEVSGAIAENGLALLNHGLPFNGKPLPPIKVSWQNETRLRFALKNVQPGQIAHMCKMVGLDVVAMKRLRIGRISMGAMPSGQWRYLQGYERF from the coding sequence ATGACCACACCCATTGAAATGCCCACCGTCCGCCTGGCCAAGCGCCTGTCTGAAGACGTGCCCTGTTCGCGCCGCGAGGCCGAGCTGTATATCGAGGGCGGCTGGGTGACGGTCGATGGCGTGCTGGTGGAAGAGTCGGGCGCGCGCGTGGCCGATAATCAGACGGTGGTGCTGCTGCCGAATGCTACCCTGGAAGAAATGCCGCCCGTGACGATCCTCCTGCACAAGCCGGCCGGCATCAATGGCGGCGTGGGCGCGGAAGGCAAGCCAGCCTTGAGCTGCCTGCGTCCCGAAGAAATTTTCACACCGGAAAATGTGGCGCCCAGCTCCGTCACGCGCTTCCTCAAGCGCCACCTGATCGGCCTGACCATCACCAATCCGCTCGAGACCATGGCTTCCGGCCTGCTGGTGTTTACGCAGGATTTCCGCGTCGCCCGCAAGCTGGTCGACGAAGCGAAAACGGTGGAGCAGGAATTCATCGTGGAAGTGTCGGGCGCCATCGCCGAGAATGGCCTGGCGCTGCTCAATCACGGCTTGCCCTTCAATGGCAAGCCTTTGCCGCCGATCAAGGTCAGCTGGCAGAACGAAACGCGTTTGCGCTTTGCCCTGAAAAACGTGCAGCCGGGCCAGATCGCCCATATGTGCAAGATGGTGGGACTGGACGTGGTCGCCATGAAACGGCTGCGCATCGGCCGCATTTCGATGGGCGCCATGCCGTCAGGTCAGTGGCGCTACCTGCAGGGTTACGAGAGGTTCTAA
- a CDS encoding class I SAM-dependent methyltransferase, protein MKRAKAAATAATVAAAPKDVITAASNMPEIKDGQSVALLQELHILTRDGKMNQDSRRKLKQVYHLTQFIEPLLREVQLDHPGVSLVDHGAGKSYLGFILYDLFFKNGNDGSHIYGIETREELVQRSQELAKKFKFPGMSFLPLSVAESTESNLLPQQIDIVTALHACNTATDDAIHFALKKKAKFMVLVPCCQAEVASVLKKNKGKSLGKSVLTELWRHPLHTREFGSQITNVLRCLQLEAHGYQVSVTELVGWEHSMKNELIIASYKNLPRQRPTERLQEVLQTLGLEEMGHRFFAEELAKATA, encoded by the coding sequence ATGAAGCGCGCTAAGGCCGCGGCAACCGCCGCCACCGTAGCCGCCGCGCCGAAAGACGTCATCACCGCCGCCAGCAACATGCCCGAAATCAAGGATGGCCAGTCGGTCGCCTTGCTACAGGAATTGCACATCCTGACGCGCGACGGCAAGATGAACCAGGACAGCCGCCGCAAGTTGAAACAGGTATATCACCTGACGCAATTCATCGAGCCGCTGCTGCGCGAAGTGCAGCTCGATCATCCTGGCGTCTCGCTGGTCGACCACGGCGCCGGCAAGTCCTACCTGGGCTTCATCCTGTACGACCTGTTCTTCAAGAATGGCAACGACGGTTCGCACATCTACGGCATCGAGACGCGCGAAGAACTGGTGCAGCGTTCGCAGGAGCTGGCCAAGAAATTCAAGTTCCCAGGCATGTCGTTCTTGCCGCTGTCCGTGGCCGAATCGACGGAGTCGAACTTGCTGCCGCAGCAGATCGACATCGTCACGGCCTTGCACGCGTGCAATACGGCCACCGACGACGCCATCCACTTCGCCTTGAAGAAAAAGGCGAAATTCATGGTGCTGGTGCCATGTTGCCAGGCGGAAGTCGCTTCCGTGTTGAAGAAGAACAAGGGCAAGAGCCTGGGCAAGAGTGTCTTGACGGAACTGTGGCGCCACCCGCTGCACACGCGCGAGTTCGGCAGCCAGATCACCAACGTGCTGCGCTGCCTGCAGCTGGAAGCGCATGGCTACCAGGTCAGCGTGACGGAACTGGTGGGCTGGGAGCATTCGATGAAGAATGAGCTGATCATCGCCAGTTACAAGAACTTGCCGCGCCAGCGCCCGACGGAGCGTCTGCAGGAAGTGCTGCAAACGCTGGGTCTGGAAGAGATGGGGCACCGTTTCTTTGCCGAGGAGCTGGCCAAGGCCACGGCCTGA
- the iscX gene encoding Fe-S cluster assembly protein IscX, translating into MKWSDIHVIAEALFDAHPDIDPLTVRFTDLHNWVVELDGFDDDHTRGGEKVLEAIQMAWIDEAR; encoded by the coding sequence ATGAAATGGTCCGACATTCACGTGATCGCCGAGGCTTTGTTCGACGCGCATCCGGACATCGATCCCCTGACCGTGCGTTTCACCGACCTGCACAACTGGGTGGTGGAGCTGGACGGCTTCGACGATGACCACACGCGCGGCGGCGAAAAAGTGCTCGAAGCGATACAGATGGCGTGGATCGATGAAGCGCGCTAA
- the fdx gene encoding ISC system 2Fe-2S type ferredoxin: MPQIVILPHAKLCPDGAVIEAPAGKSICDILLENDIDIEHACEKSCACTTCHVLVREGIESLNEATELEEDMLDKAWGLEAVSRLSCQSIVAEADLVVEIPKYTINQVSEGSH; this comes from the coding sequence ATGCCACAAATCGTTATCCTGCCGCACGCCAAGCTTTGCCCGGACGGCGCCGTCATCGAAGCACCTGCCGGCAAGTCCATCTGCGACATCCTGCTGGAAAACGACATCGACATCGAGCACGCCTGCGAAAAATCGTGTGCCTGCACCACCTGCCACGTGCTGGTGCGTGAAGGCATCGAATCCTTGAACGAAGCGACGGAACTGGAAGAAGACATGCTGGACAAGGCCTGGGGCCTGGAAGCCGTGTCGCGCCTGTCGTGCCAATCCATCGTGGCCGAGGCCGACCTCGTCGTCGAAATCCCGAAATACACGATCAACCAGGTCAGCGAAGGCAGCCACTAA
- the hscA gene encoding Fe-S protein assembly chaperone HscA, which produces MALLQISEPGMSTAPHQHRLAVGIDLGTTNSLVATVRNSIPEVLNDEDGRSLLPSVVRYLPNGHANIGYKALAAQTTDPKNTIVSVKRFMGRGLADIAYAENLPYDFQDTPGMVQLKTVAGVKSPVEVSAQILATLRQRAEDSLGDDLVGAVITVPAYFDDAQRQATKDAAQLAGINVLRLLSEPTAAAIAYGLDNASEGVYAVYDLGGGTFDISILKLSKGVFEVLSTGGDSALGGDDFDRRLFCWISEHAKLAPLSDEDTAILMVKAREIKELLSTKSETTIDAKLNSGEEIHLRITAEEFAAMTSHLVVKTMNAIKKALRDANVDADDVDGVVMVGGATRMPHVQRAVSEFFHTTPHANIDPDKVVALGAAIQANLLAGNRAAGDDWLLLDVIPLSLGIETMGGLVEKIIPRNSTIPCARAQEFTTFKDGQTALAVHVLQGERELVSDCRSLARFELRGIPPMVAGAARIRITYQVDADGLLSVSARELRSGVEASISVKPAYGLGDDDIARMLQDSYTSADVDMVARALREEQVEAERILLATQSALNEDGGLLDDAERVTVDGLMHKVRDAIVQSQSGAIDHQALKLAIEALADGTEDFASRRMDRSVRTALTGKSLDQVV; this is translated from the coding sequence ATGGCACTTCTGCAAATTTCCGAACCAGGCATGTCGACCGCGCCGCACCAGCACCGCCTGGCCGTCGGCATCGACCTTGGCACCACCAATTCCCTGGTCGCCACCGTCCGCAACAGCATTCCCGAGGTGCTCAACGACGAAGACGGGCGCTCCCTGCTGCCCTCCGTCGTGCGCTACCTGCCGAACGGCCACGCCAACATCGGCTACAAGGCCCTGGCTGCGCAAACCACCGACCCGAAGAACACCATCGTTTCCGTGAAACGCTTCATGGGCCGCGGCCTGGCCGACATCGCCTACGCGGAAAACCTGCCCTACGACTTCCAGGATACGCCTGGCATGGTGCAGCTGAAAACCGTGGCCGGCGTGAAAAGCCCCGTCGAAGTGTCGGCGCAAATCCTCGCCACGCTGCGCCAGCGCGCGGAAGATTCGCTCGGCGACGACCTGGTGGGCGCCGTGATCACCGTGCCAGCCTACTTTGACGACGCGCAGCGCCAGGCAACCAAGGATGCGGCGCAGCTGGCCGGCATCAACGTGCTGCGCCTGCTGAGCGAGCCGACGGCCGCCGCCATCGCGTATGGCCTCGACAACGCTTCCGAAGGCGTGTACGCCGTATATGACCTGGGCGGCGGCACCTTCGACATCTCGATCCTGAAACTGAGCAAGGGCGTCTTCGAAGTGCTGTCCACGGGCGGCGACTCGGCCCTGGGCGGCGACGATTTCGACCGCCGCCTGTTCTGCTGGATCAGCGAGCATGCCAAGCTGGCGCCGCTGTCCGACGAAGACACGGCCATCCTGATGGTCAAGGCGCGCGAAATCAAGGAATTGCTGTCGACCAAGTCGGAAACGACGATCGACGCCAAGCTGAACTCGGGCGAAGAAATCCATCTGCGTATCACGGCAGAAGAATTCGCCGCCATGACTTCGCACCTGGTCGTGAAAACCATGAACGCCATCAAGAAAGCCTTGCGCGACGCGAACGTGGATGCGGACGACGTCGACGGCGTGGTGATGGTGGGCGGCGCCACGCGCATGCCGCACGTGCAGCGCGCCGTGAGCGAATTCTTCCACACGACGCCGCACGCGAATATCGACCCGGACAAAGTGGTGGCGCTGGGCGCGGCCATCCAGGCGAACTTGCTGGCAGGCAACCGCGCCGCCGGCGACGACTGGCTGTTGCTGGACGTGATCCCGCTGTCGCTGGGCATCGAGACCATGGGCGGGCTGGTGGAAAAGATCATCCCGCGCAATTCGACCATCCCGTGCGCCAGAGCCCAGGAATTCACGACATTCAAGGATGGTCAGACGGCCCTGGCCGTGCACGTGCTGCAGGGCGAGCGCGAACTGGTCAGCGATTGCCGTTCGCTGGCGCGTTTTGAGCTGCGCGGCATTCCGCCGATGGTGGCGGGCGCCGCGCGCATCCGCATCACGTACCAGGTCGATGCGGACGGCTTGCTGTCCGTCTCGGCGCGCGAATTGCGCTCGGGCGTGGAAGCGTCGATCAGCGTCAAGCCGGCGTATGGCCTGGGCGACGACGACATCGCCCGCATGCTGCAGGATTCGTACACATCGGCCGACGTCGACATGGTGGCGCGCGCGCTGCGCGAAGAGCAGGTGGAAGCGGAACGTATCCTGCTGGCCACGCAGTCGGCGCTGAACGAAGACGGCGGCTTGCTCGATGACGCCGAACGCGTCACCGTGGATGGCTTGATGCACAAGGTGCGCGATGCCATCGTGCAATCGCAAAGCGGCGCCATCGACCACCAGGCCTTGAAGCTGGCGATCGAGGCGCTCGCCGACGGCACCGAGGATTTCGCCTCGCGCCGCATGGACCGCAGCGTGCGCACGGCCTTGACGGGTAAATCGCTCGACCAGGTCGTTTAA
- the hscB gene encoding Fe-S protein assembly co-chaperone HscB, with product MQNHFELFQLPAQFSLDMSALDSAYRDVQGKVHPDRFINASSAEKRVAMQWATRANEAYQTLKSPQKRAQYLCELNGVDLQTESNTAMPVSFLMQQMEWREELGDARAGKDADALDALDRQLRGERKALLAQVAAQLDAADYANAAQSVRALMFLDKFGEEVRFAYEAIEA from the coding sequence ATGCAAAACCACTTCGAATTATTCCAGTTGCCGGCGCAGTTCTCGCTCGACATGAGCGCGCTCGACTCTGCCTACCGCGACGTGCAGGGCAAGGTCCACCCGGACCGTTTCATCAACGCCAGCAGCGCTGAAAAGCGCGTGGCGATGCAATGGGCCACGCGCGCCAATGAAGCCTATCAAACCCTGAAAAGCCCGCAAAAGCGCGCGCAATACCTGTGCGAACTCAATGGCGTCGACCTGCAGACGGAGTCGAACACGGCCATGCCCGTCAGCTTCCTGATGCAGCAGATGGAATGGCGCGAAGAACTGGGCGACGCCCGCGCCGGCAAGGATGCCGATGCGCTCGATGCCCTGGACCGCCAGCTGCGCGGCGAACGCAAGGCATTGCTGGCCCAGGTGGCGGCCCAGCTGGACGCGGCCGACTACGCGAATGCCGCGCAAAGCGTGCGCGCCCTGATGTTCCTCGACAAATTCGGCGAGGAAGTGCGTTTTGCCTATGAGGCCATCGAGGCTTGA
- the iscA gene encoding iron-sulfur cluster assembly protein IscA — MITLTEKAAKHINRYIERRGKGMGLRFGVRTTGCSGLAYKLEYVDEVAAEDSVFESHGVKVFVDPKSLPYIDGTELDFAREGLNEGFKFHNPNEKDACGCGESFRI; from the coding sequence ATGATCACACTGACCGAAAAAGCGGCGAAACACATCAACCGTTATATCGAACGGCGCGGCAAGGGCATGGGCCTGCGCTTTGGCGTGCGGACCACGGGCTGCTCGGGCCTGGCTTACAAGCTTGAGTATGTCGATGAAGTGGCGGCCGAAGACAGCGTCTTCGAATCGCACGGCGTGAAAGTCTTCGTCGACCCGAAAAGCCTGCCTTACATCGACGGCACGGAACTCGATTTCGCGCGCGAAGGCTTGAACGAAGGCTTCAAGTTCCACAATCCGAACGAAAAAGACGCCTGCGGCTGCGGCGAGTCCTTCAGGATTTAA
- the iscU gene encoding Fe-S cluster assembly scaffold IscU, producing MAYSDKVLDHYENPRNVGAFDKGDETIGTGMVGAPACGDVMKLQIKVGADGLIEDAKFKTYGCGSAIASSSLVTEWVKGKTLDQALAIKNTQIAEELALPPVKIHCSILAEDAIKAAVLDYQTRHPAA from the coding sequence ATGGCTTACTCGGACAAAGTACTCGATCACTACGAAAACCCGCGCAACGTGGGCGCTTTCGACAAGGGTGATGAAACCATCGGCACCGGCATGGTAGGCGCGCCTGCCTGCGGCGACGTGATGAAACTGCAGATCAAGGTCGGCGCCGATGGCCTGATTGAAGACGCGAAATTCAAGACCTACGGCTGCGGTTCGGCCATCGCGTCGAGCTCGCTGGTGACCGAATGGGTCAAGGGCAAGACCCTGGACCAGGCACTGGCCATCAAGAACACGCAGATCGCCGAAGAACTGGCCCTGCCGCCAGTGAAGATCCACTGCTCGATCCTGGCGGAAGACGCCATCAAGGCGGCAGTATTGGACTACCAGACCCGCCATCCGGCAGCGTAG